ctgatgaggaaacataacatacaaacaatctacaaacccaccaagaaaatccaacaaatgctacattcagcaaaggacaagacggatcctctcacttctgcaggagtctaccgtataccatgcagctgtggacaagtctacatagggaccaccaaacgcagcacccaaacacgaatcaaggaacatgaaaggcactgcagactacttcaaccagagaaatcagccatagcagagcacctgatgaaccagcctggacacagcatattatttgagaacacagaaatgctggaccacaccaacaaccaccatgtcagactacacagagaagccattgaaatccacaagcatgtggataatttcaacagaaaggaagagatcatgaaaatgaacaaaatctggctaccagtattaaataattctaaaattacaacagcaaaacagcagagaggaaacaaccaggcacatcttaacacctctcaacaggggattttcccaggctcaggcaggccttcaaacgctaatgaaggtgatcagttgaaacattcacacctagctccagcagggaagagctccttgccccaccccagccattccacagagatataaacccattgtcctaattccaacagacctcactacctctgaggatgcttgccatagatgcaggtgaaacgtcaggagaaatgcctctagaacatggccctatagcccgaaaaaacccacaagaacctagtgattccagccatgaaggctttcgacaatacattgcttttgaacaggggtcctcaaactttttaaacagagggccaggtcaaagtccctcaaactgttggagggctggattataatttgaaaaaaaaaagaattcctatgaacggggcacatatcttatttgtagtacaaaaaactcttaaaatacacaatcattaaaatgaagaacaattttaacaaatataaacttattagtatttcaatgggaagtgtgggcctgcttttggctaattagataggattgttgctgttgttgctgtgtgctttcaagtcatttcagacttaggttgaccctgagcaagggccgggtaaatgaccttggacggCCGTATtgggcccccgggccttagtttgaggacccctgctttagaactTTCCAATCGGTTGTTCTACCTGTACGCATGCGCAGTAGAGCCCGCCCCACAGCCAGTAACGCCTGCCCTCGAGCTAAAGCCCCGTCCTTCAATCGCTCcagggcctggggggggggggggatctgttgAGACAGGGCGAGCGCAGTATCGCCCTTAAGTCCGCCCACAGCAGGGGCGCATGCGTAATATAGCCTTTCGGTCGCGCGCTTTTTCTCTGAGCATGCGCATTATCCCCTTTTCAAGCTACAGCGAGGCGAGCTGAAAGTGCGACCATGCGGAATAGAGCCTTTTCAAACCGCCCTTCACCCGCGACGCATGCGCAGTGGCGGTCGAGCTCAAGCCCCGCCCCGGAGGCCGCGAATTGGCTGCCGCTGTTCCCTTTCCTGGGCACTGATTGGACGCCGCGTTGGCTTTAAAAACGCGCGTTGGCCCCATCTGCGGCTCAGACGATTTCGAGGCAGCGGCGCGGAAGGAAGGGTgttgaaaagaaagggagggaggtggggcTCTCCTTTCTCCCCATGAGAGCACTTCCGCCGGATGTTCCCTCTGCGCCGAAGATGCCCGGAAGCCCCGCTGGGATCAGGCGCCGCCATGTTCCCTCCGGAGCAGCAGTTGCGACACCCGGGGATCCTGCCTGCCAACAGCGCCCAGGCCATGAGCCTCCACCTCGCCGGAAGCGGAAATGACGGCTATGGCTTCCAGCAGCAGCATCAACATTATTATCAGCAACCATTCGGCTTCGAGTCGCCATCCTGTCTCCATAGCAACAACAACCGGATGTTGGATTTCGCCGGCTTCGAGTTGGACAGCGCCGGAAGTGACGCCACGCCATCAACCTCTTCCTTTGTCCCGCCTCCGTATCCTAGCAACGCGCGGACTTGCTTGCCGCTCGACCAATCGCCGCACCGTGCTGCTGCTTTTCAAGGCATGTCTTTGAGCGGAGAATATAATCATAGTAATAGCCTCACTAATGGATACAAGCATCCTGGATACGCGGAAGCGGATTACAGCGTCTCCCCGGGGGCGGGGAGTGGCTTGTGCGTTGCTAAGCAACAGCAGCAGTACCAAAATGGCGGGTATTTCGAGCGGCCGTTTGTTTCGCCGAGAATGGCAAATAATAACAGCGCATGTGCACAACTGCAGCCAATGAGGCAATGTGCCGAACCGCAAGCCAGTGGGGGCGGCAGCGCGCACGGGCCTCATTTCTCCTCAGCCGCCGAGACGTTCGGCTCTCCGCCGTGCCTGCAGCATTACGACGCCGCGCTTTACGGCCACGCTGCCAAAAGGCCTCGTTACGACCCTTGGGGGGGGCACCACCATAGTAGCCAGCATTCCTTaacggactacaactcccatggcaaCGAAATGTACGCCAAGGCGGCGCTAATGATGAAGCAAATGGCGGCCAGACCTCAATTGCGGGCGAACGAGGCCTATGAGGCGAATTGGTTTGACGGCAACCATAATAGTGAGGCTTTGTACGGCAGCGAAGGCCTCAAAACTAATCCCAATGAGGCTTTGTATGGCAGCGAAGGCCTCAAATCGACTCCCAATGAGGTTTTGTATGGCAAATCTCCCAGTGAGGCCTTGTATGGAACAGAAGGCCTCAAATCAACTTCCAGTGAGGTTTTGTTTGGCAGTGAAGGCCTCAAATCTACTCCCAGTGAATCCATGCATGGCAAATCAACTCCCAATGAGGCTTTGTATGGAGCAGAAGGTCTCAAAATGTCTCCTTTGTTGTCGTCCTCCTCTCCGTCCCCTCCATTAGGATTAATGGATTTTAAtacgaacaacaacaaacttgggACGCTTTTTCTGAAGAAAAACAACACCTTGCATCACAACAGCAATTTGCATAATTTATTTGGACAGAACTGCCTGGCCGCCCTGTCGACAGCTTGTCAGAACATGATCGCCAGCTTGGGGTCGCCTAACTTGCATGTGACCTTTAGTAAAAAAGGAAGTAATAATAGTATAGAGAAAGTCGCCAAGGTCAATCTTAGTGATGGGAATAGCGGTAGTGAAGGCTTTTCGCCCAATCAGAAAGCAGGGGGTGGGGccaagagggggaggaggaagcggGAAAGCGGGGAGAGCCCATCCCCAGTTGTCAATCGAGAGCCCCCGACACCTCCCAGGGCTCAGAATGGGGAGGCTAGCAATAGGAATAATGGTAATGGTAGGGAGATAGGGGCCCATAATAATTCAGTGGGAGGCCCTAATATGGGCCCTAGTGGGCAGATAGGGGCACATAATAACCCAATAGGGGCCTCCAATGCATTGGGTGTGGCTAATAACTCAATGGGAGCCCCCAATATAGGCCTGAATGGACAGATAGGGGCCAGTAACCCAAAAGGAGGGCCTAATATGGGTCTCAGTGGGCAAATAGGGGCCAATAACCCAATGGGAGGCCCCAATGTACAATTAGAGGGCAATAATAACCAATTGGGAGGCCCGAATAACTCAATGGGGGTCCCCAATGGACTGATAGGTAATAACCAAATGGGAGGCTCCAATATGGGTCCCAATGGGCAAATAGGTACCAACAATCCAGTAGGAGACCCCAACATAAGCTCAAATGGACAGATAAGGGCCTCCAATTTATTGGGAGGCCCTAGTATGGGTCCCAATGGACAAATAGGGGCCTCCAATGCATTGGGAGGCCCCAATATGGGTCCCAATGGGCAGATAGGAGCCAATAACCCATTGGGAGGCCCTAATAATGGCCTGAATGGACAGATAGGGGGCTATAATAATCCAATGGGCCCCCCAGAATCGTCTGTAGGGCCAATGAATGAGTCTGCTAAGGGCCCCCCATTGGAGGAGGTCCACCCTTTGGAGATCCTGCAGGCCCAGATCCAGCTCCAGAGGCAGCAGTTCAGCATCTCGGAGGAAGGGGGGGATCTCAACAACAAGGAAAACAACaagggaaacaacaacaacaaagggaatAACATGAACAACAGTAAAAGTTTGGACTCGCTGTTAGGGGCTGCTGGATGGTACCTGGGGGACACACACCCTTCTTCTTCCAAGAAGGGAGAAGAGGACAGCAAGGAGAGCAAGAAAGGTAATGCGATGTATATGAAGATaatcatatttattatatattttaacatatatatttcatttcattatGTCTtacacttttttatttaattttgatcttttttattttgttactatatttttgtatttatttttacttatatttatttgtatactgatttattcttattttatcacatttgtactcatttattatatttgatttatttttcatttttattattttattttacctattcttttgcttgttttatgtaaatatatttatcatatttattcatttatttttcaattttatcactttatttatctattatattttgtttgtattaTGTTTCTTTTGATGTATTTGCTTTgatgtaaaaatataataaatataatattatgtattaaatatttcatttattatattttgtgttatatttatttcatatactataattttatttgattatttatttataaggaataaaatgtttacattcattttattttattattattttattttgttatttatattatataaatatattatattatttatattatatttatttgtatataattatatttattatagttattattaaatattgatCTTGGATGCAActacattgttttaatgtttttaatggatattttataatttaatgttttaattaatgtctaacttgtgttgtattgttatgttttatgtgttggcattaaattgttgccggttgtaagccaccctgagccccccccccccctcagaggttgagaaggacggggtacaaaagtttgaaataaataaataatatattaatagtaataataataaacaacctttatttataccccactaccatctcccgaaggactcggtgcggtttataagaggccgagcccaaatacatctgtaaaaaagcaacaacaatacagacaataaataaactcataaacaaaggcataaacagtaacaataacaccacggcgcattaaaaacctatggcagggccaaatgtaataattaaaattttaaaaatgcttggcatataactaggataggtatttggagagagatggagcgagcagtcaatcctagatcattagtaaagtgcgattagggacatgttgcttagggtttccttattctgggaaggcacactggaaaaaccacgttttcaggctcctcttgtAAATTAAACCCAACCTGTAAATTAAACCCAACATACCTGTTTAATTtatgttacatttattttattttatttgctgatTATATCACAAGTTATTTACTGttaaacaaaccaaccaacatcCACTTCTTTAATCAGGATGATGGGAATCGGAGTCTAAAGAGAgttaaatacatagataaaaatataatgtgATCAATACAATAAATTAGTGAAAAAggacttctctttcttctctcatttcttcctctccatcctttgtttctcttattattatttcactttatttattCCTTCTTTCTATACTTactcattcttttcttcctttcctcactttctccttcattcctctTTTTTTGATATGCCTGTTCTtatattttctcctttctttcttcttttctctttccttccatattattccttccttctttctctactattactactattacatcctgtttcttccttcttttttattattataaatatttgtaCTATATCTATATTCTTCCTTtgtcattatttatattattattacatcccttttcttccttctgtctcctATCCTTccatattccttccttccttgggttGCTGttggtttttcaggttgtatgggcatgttttagaagcattctgatgtttcgcctgcatctgtggtagcacagatgccacagatgcaggcgaaatgtcaggagagaatttttctagaacatgcccatacagcccgaaaaactaacaacccagtgattttgtccgtgaaagcctttaacaataccttatttctctctctctcttctactctttccttctcttctactattataaatattatatatctcTATTATTGGTGTTGTTATAATTATTCGTATTatatcctttttcttctttcctctggtttttgctccctcctttctattttttatattattattattattattattattattattatattgcttttcttccttcttcagtctttcgccttctttctttccccagtggctcaatgggttaaacccttgtgccagcaagactgctgatcAACAGGTCAGTGATTTGaacctggggagagtgggttaagctccctctatcagctccagctccccatgtggggacacgagagaagcctcccacaaggatggtaaaaaatcaaacatccgggtgtcccctaggcaatgttcttatagacggccaattctcaacaccagaaatgacttgcagtttctcaagttgcttctcacatgaaaaaaaaatctttctcttcttcttatatcccttttcttcctctgtcTTTCTCAATTCTTCCCCAAATTccttatatattgtattatattatatatctttatatatcaTATTTATTAAATTACCTTTTCTCCTTCTGTATTATtccttcctttaatttttttccttcagtttccttccttctattattattattattattaccatttttcctgtgtttttctttatcattcttttcttcctttttattccttccatttccttccttctttctgttcttctattattattattattattattattattattttctttttctgtctctatctcttcaattgtcctttctttccttattccTTATTCTCTCtctatgtttcttttctttctttttctccttccttccttcctattcatTCTCCCTCTATTCCACTgttcatctttcctttctttccttctttttctctttctttctttctttctttctttcttccaattgctttctttcttcctttccccttcttcctatCCTTCCAtattattcctttctttcttttcctccctctttctccttcttttctcccgttatttcttccctccatttccttctgtttttctctttcttttattattttatttaactccttttcctttaatcttcTTTCTTATTATTCCTTCTGTTTCtcactctctcctttccttcctttgttctctttctttcttccattccttgttatttcttctctttttctctttctggcTTGCcgttcatctttccttccttctttctccatctctttttctttcttttcttttttctttctctttatttccttctcttttctttcttttccttccgtctttccttccttccttattattCCTTGTCTTTTTCACCGTCCCTGCTGTTCATGTTTCCTTTCTTTAtcttatctttcctttcttttttctttccttcctttttcctcctttctttttatttttctttatttcctttgatATTATTCCTTCTATCCCTCTTCCctcctacctttccttccttccttattattCCTTATcctattctttccctctttctgtcaTTCTTACTTTCtcctgtttcttccttcctttgttcttatctttctttcagactttcttcttccttcctctttctctccctttcctttctttctattcATTCTAcgtcttcccatctttccttttttatttctcagTCTTTCCTTTATTATTCCTCCTGTTTCTCTCTTTGTtctgccttctgtctttcctttctttttattccttcccaccccccaaccctttgactttctttctttccttctctcctttttctttcattcttctcttccttccttattaTTCCTTCATTCATCCctctttctacctttctttctcccatttcttcctatctttctttccttccaccccccttctctctttctttcattccttcattcactttctttttcactcctcttctttctctttccttccttcatattCCTTATCATtccatttctcttttcctttctttatcctgttctttcctttctatttattcttccttccttctgattcattttctctcctttctttcttccttccctatctttctttcttcttccatctctttctcttttcttccctcccttttatttcttatctttctatctagctatctatccttccttcttccatctctattttacttccttctttttttacattccttcctttttatttcttctactgccttccttctttccttctctttctctctccgtcccttcctcctgtcttttttctttttattcctttctttccctcgcTCTTACCTTTACTtcgcttgtctttccttcctttcttctgtttcttgctccttttctcttttctcgttctttatctttctccttttctctctctttgatccttattattccttctcttttttcttcctttattttctttctcattttgctccttcttttcctttctaccgTCTCCTCTTTCTATTTATTTCTTACATTTCCGTCTTTCTCtcgtttccttcctttctgtttatcattctcctttctttctctctttcctttttatctctctcattctccctttccttccttctttctctatttctcGTTCCTATTTATCtcttacctttccttccttctttctctatttctccttcctatttctcttacctttccttccttctttccattccctctttctctcctcccttttctcccttttcctctccttcttccgtCTATTTCTCATTTGTtccttactatttatttattctttcttcctctttctccctcttactttgcttacatttctttctttccgtctctctttctcattctttctttctcccgttttcttccttatctttcttgcattttagttctttttaaatttatttcttacatttcctttttctcatccttctttttgtctttctctcattctctcattccttccctctgcttccagtttcttctttcctttttatttcttccaTTCCCGTTCTTCCgactcttcttctccttccctctctttccttctttccttctg
The sequence above is a segment of the Anolis sagrei isolate rAnoSag1 chromosome Y, rAnoSag1.mat, whole genome shotgun sequence genome. Coding sequences within it:
- the LOC132780921 gene encoding transcriptional activator MN1 isoform X2, whose translation is MFPLRRRCPEAPLGSGAAMFPPEQQLRHPGILPANSAQAMSLHLAGSGNDGYGFQQQHQHYYQQPFGFESPSCLHSNNNRMLDFAGFELDSAGSDATPSTSSFVPPPYPSNARTCLPLDQSPHRAAAFQGMSLSGEYNHSNSLTNGYKHPGYAEADYSVSPGAGSGLCVAKQQQQYQNGGYFERPFVSPRMANNNSACAQLQPMRQCAEPQASGGGSAHGPHFSSAAETFGSPPCLQHYDAALYGHAAKRPRYDPWGGHHHSSQHSLTDYNSHGNEMYAKAALMMKQMAARPQLRANEAYEANWFDGNHNSEALYGSEGLKTNPNEALYGSEGLKSTPNEVLYGKSPSEALYGTEGLKSTSSEVLFGSEGLKSTPSESMHGKSTPNEALYGAEGLKMSPLLSSSSPSPPLGLMDFNTNNNKLGTLFLKKNNTLHHNSNLHNLFGQNCLAALSTACQNMIASLGSPNLHVTFSKKGSNNSIEKVAKVNLSDGNSGSEGFSPNQKAGGGAKRGRRKRESGESPSPVVNREPPTPPRAQNGEASNRNNGNGREIGAHNNSVGGPNMGPSGQIGAHNNPIGASNALGVANNSMGAPNIGLNGQIGASNPKGGPNMGLSGQIGANNPMGGPNVQLEGNNNQLGGPNNSMGVPNGLIGNNQMGGSNMGPNGQIGTNNPVGDPNISSNGQIRASNLLGGPSMGPNGQIGASNALGGPNMGPNGQIGANNPLGGPNNGLNGQIGGYNNPMGPPESSVGPMNESAKGPPLEEVHPLEILQAQIQLQRQQFSISEEGGDLNNKENNKGNNNNKGNNMNNSKSLDSLLGAAGWYLGDTHPSSSKKGEEDSKESKKGLDVMVKPPPTACPASSFSAGSTSCPSSSCLLEVELSPEAPPSWRRGLHSDIANRFGTFVAALT
- the LOC132780921 gene encoding transcriptional activator MN1 isoform X1 codes for the protein MFPLRRRCPEAPLGSGAAMFPPEQQLRHPGILPANSAQAMSLHLAGSGNDGYGFQQQHQHYYQQPFGFESPSCLHSNNNRMLDFAGFELDSAGSDATPSTSSFVPPPYPSNARTCLPLDQSPHRAAAFQGMSLSGEYNHSNSLTNGYKHPGYAEADYSVSPGAGSGLCVAKQQQQYQNGGYFERPFVSPRMANNNSACAQLQPMRQCAEPQASGGGSAHGPHFSSAAETFGSPPCLQHYDAALYGHAAKRPRYDPWGGHHHSSQHSLTDYNSHGNEMYAKAALMMKQMAARPQLRANEAYEANWFDGNHNSEALYGSEGLKTNPNEALYGSEGLKSTPNEVLYGKSPSEALYGTEGLKSTSSEVLFGSEGLKSTPSESMHGKSTPNEALYGAEGLKMSPLLSSSSPSPPLGLMDFNTNNNKLGTLFLKKNNTLHHNSNLHNLFGQNCLAALSTACQNMIASLGSPNLHVTFSKKGSNNSIEKVAKVNLSDGNSGSEGFSPNQKAGGGAKRGRRKRESGESPSPVVNREPPTPPRAQNGEASNRNNGNGREIGAHNNSVGGPNMGPSGQIGAHNNPIGASNALGVANNSMGAPNIGLNGQIGASNPKGGPNMGLSGQIGANNPMGGPNVQLEGNNNQLGGPNNSMGVPNGLIGNNQMGGSNMGPNGQIGTNNPVGDPNISSNGQIRASNLLGGPSMGPNGQIGASNALGGPNMGPNGQIGANNPLGGPNNGLNGQIGGYNNPMGPPESSVGPMNESAKGPPLEEVHPLEILQAQIQLQRQQFSISEEGGDLNNKENNKGNNNNKGNNMNNSKSLDSLLGAAGWYLGDTHPSSSKKGEEDSKESKKASRERFSIKWLETAVWGFVICKEILPNNTGLDVMVKPPPTACPASSFSAGSTSCPSSSCLLEVELSPEAPPSWRRGLHSDIANRFGTFVAALT